The genome window CATAGGATACGGAACGCGAAGACCCATTGCTTTCAGTTTCGAATTCAAAAGCTGTTTCCCTATTGTGCAAGAATTCATTGATTCTGCCATTCTTGATTAAGTATCTCCTCCTAGCCTTCACCCCTTCGTCATCGTATAAATAATATCCAAATGAATGTGGAAGGGTCGGATCGTCAACCACATTGACCACTTCAGAGCCGATATTAGTCCCAAGAGACTGTCTACTAAGGTAAGTTTCTCCAGCTTGAGCTGCTTCCCTTCCTAGGATTCTATCGGCTTCAGCTGGATGCCCAGCAGACTCATGGCTCACGATCCCAACAACTTCAGGACCGAGCACGACATCACAACGATCTCCCCTGAACGAACTCGCCTCCAGTAATGATCGTCCCAGACTAACTGCCTCGCGCATCAATCTTTGTGGCAAATCCCATCGCTCGGCAGCTTCCCATCCGGCAGATTCTCCCAATGAAATCATCCTTTGCAGAAAGCCTTTCTCGGGATGAAAAGCAGTGATCATACAATCAACTGATACCCTTGGGATTCTGCTGTATATAGTTGCTCCGTCGGATGTCAGGATGGCTTTCTCGGTTGACAGTGTTTCCACCGACAAATATCTGCCAGCGAGCTTTACTCCGATTTTGTTCGCCCCTTCTAAAGCTTCACGATCTGCATCTCTCAAAAGTTCAATTCTCGAGTCAATTGAAACAGAGTCGAATCCGATTCTCGGCCTTACTTCGAATTTCTCCGTTCCTACGTTCGCATCACCAAATTGGATTCTTTTTTGTCGCAATTTTGAGGCACTTCTAGCCGATAAAACGACTTCCGTCACGAGATTTTTGATTGCTTTTTTGTTCAACTCATTCGTAGC of Methanomassiliicoccales archaeon contains these proteins:
- a CDS encoding TldD/PmbA family protein; the protein is MVDFEDYLRLAIDLATKNGASYAEARAQRDYSESILLKNGVPEVASVDTRRGLSIRVIVNGSLCFGATNELNKKAIKNLVTEVVLSARSASKLRQKRIQFGDANVGTEKFEVRPRIGFDSVSIDSRIELLRDADREALEGANKIGVKLAGRYLSVETLSTEKAILTSDGATIYSRIPRVSVDCMITAFHPEKGFLQRMISLGESAGWEAAERWDLPQRLMREAVSLGRSLLEASSFRGDRCDVVLGPEVVGIVSHESAGHPAEADRILGREAAQAGETYLSRQSLGTNIGSEVVNVVDDPTLPHSFGYYLYDDEGVKARRRYLIKNGRINEFLHNRETAFEFETESNGSSRSVSYDREPIIRMSNTFVEPGDYSFEELIEAIDNGIYIKNFMEWNIDDRRYNQKYVGLEAYKIEKGKLTKRIKNPVLEVTTPGLWSAVDAVGSDLEFSAATCGKGDPMQGIPVWTGGPHIRLRGIYVGGLA